A single region of the Phycisphaerae bacterium RAS1 genome encodes:
- a CDS encoding DisA bacterial checkpoint controller nucleotide-binding protein — protein MLDTLLQFIDRLRSDAYDPRAVGVELLLIGLSVNWCMSVLRGTRGTRPLRGLLMVLIAITLVVRVLSAQMGWTRLELLYNYLIFGLAFIALVAFQPELRRAVIRAGDVSFSRRRSPQSRQINSLVKAAGHLTRNKCGALIAIQRDVDLRGWAENGTILNAELSPALLNAVFFPNSPLHDLGVIVSGNRVVAASCQFPTLESDEIDAALGSRHLAALGMSYETDALVLVVSEETGGISLADNGELHSNIPLERLPDDLSTRLHADVQVRVPRTLRTRLHQVRRAAIVAGLTGIIWYLADQASQISAGGVPMTLSITAPQPGLVVDVELPSQATVSVTLRGSTRAVEALRAAAQRTPLPAEWVLDDTRSKPGRYSVPAAELLERSAAVRARGVSIEKVLPDTVTFVVDEKAAVMMPVRVGSGRARVADVNVSPAEVRVSLRRRDLDRLAETDRAIELPLQDRLAAAEPGKTQTFERLALSPRINGVELLAVEPAEVSASLRVVGQSVTRRLSGITVRYDFSPRMLERYGVERRDPNEWLLEFDVEGERPLVESLRPQDVRALVPITRELEPPSTDFRTVEIEIILPPGVALVGPPRVVQLRLVALQAAPP, from the coding sequence ATGCTCGACACGCTGCTTCAGTTCATCGACCGGCTTCGCAGCGACGCGTACGACCCGCGCGCGGTCGGCGTGGAGCTGCTGCTGATCGGCCTGTCGGTGAACTGGTGCATGAGCGTTCTGCGCGGCACGCGCGGCACGCGCCCGCTGCGCGGCCTGCTGATGGTGCTGATCGCCATCACGCTCGTGGTGCGCGTGCTCTCCGCCCAGATGGGCTGGACCCGGCTCGAACTGCTCTACAACTACCTGATCTTCGGGCTGGCGTTCATCGCGCTGGTCGCATTCCAGCCGGAGCTGCGGCGGGCCGTCATCCGTGCGGGAGACGTGAGCTTCTCGCGCCGCCGCTCGCCGCAGTCGCGGCAGATCAACTCGCTGGTCAAAGCGGCCGGCCACCTGACGAGAAACAAGTGCGGCGCGCTGATCGCCATTCAGCGCGACGTGGACCTTCGCGGCTGGGCGGAGAATGGGACCATTCTGAACGCCGAGCTGTCGCCGGCCCTGCTCAACGCCGTTTTTTTTCCGAACTCCCCGCTGCACGACCTGGGCGTCATCGTCAGCGGCAACCGCGTCGTGGCCGCGAGTTGCCAGTTTCCCACGCTCGAAAGCGATGAGATCGACGCCGCCCTGGGCAGCCGCCACCTCGCGGCGCTGGGCATGAGCTACGAAACGGACGCGCTCGTGCTGGTTGTTTCGGAGGAGACCGGCGGCATCTCGCTGGCCGACAACGGGGAGCTGCATTCGAACATCCCGCTCGAGCGGCTGCCGGATGATCTGAGCACGCGGCTGCATGCCGACGTGCAGGTCCGCGTGCCGCGGACGCTGCGAACGCGATTGCACCAGGTTCGCCGGGCCGCGATCGTGGCCGGCCTCACCGGCATCATCTGGTATCTCGCCGACCAGGCCAGCCAGATCAGCGCCGGCGGCGTGCCGATGACGCTCAGCATCACGGCGCCGCAGCCCGGTCTCGTGGTCGACGTCGAGCTGCCGAGCCAGGCCACCGTCAGCGTCACGCTGCGCGGCTCGACCCGCGCGGTGGAGGCGCTGCGCGCCGCCGCCCAGCGAACGCCGCTGCCGGCCGAGTGGGTGCTGGACGACACGCGCTCCAAGCCCGGTCGATACAGCGTGCCGGCGGCTGAGCTGCTGGAGCGCTCCGCGGCCGTTCGCGCCCGCGGCGTGTCGATCGAGAAAGTGCTGCCCGACACGGTCACCTTCGTCGTCGATGAGAAGGCGGCCGTCATGATGCCCGTCCGCGTCGGCAGCGGCCGGGCGCGCGTCGCCGACGTCAACGTGTCACCCGCGGAGGTCAGGGTCTCGCTCCGCCGCCGCGATCTCGACCGCCTGGCCGAGACCGATCGCGCCATCGAGCTTCCGCTCCAAGATCGTCTCGCCGCCGCTGAACCCGGGAAAACACAGACATTCGAACGCCTGGCGCTGTCGCCGCGCATCAATGGCGTCGAGTTGCTGGCGGTCGAGCCGGCCGAGGTGTCGGCCAGCCTGCGCGTCGTCGGGCAGTCCGTCACGCGCCGCCTGTCGGGCATCACCGTGCGCTACGATTTCAGCCCGCGCATGCTGGAGCGTTACGGCGTGGAGCGCCGCGACCCGAACGAGTGGCTGCTCGAGTTCGACGTGGAAGGCGAGCGCCCGCTGGTGGAGTCGCTGCGGCCGCAGGACGTGCGGGCGCTGGTCCCCATTACGCGCGAGCTGGAACCGCCCTCGACCGATTTCCGCACGGTCGAGATCGAGATCATCCTCCCGCCGGGCGTCGCGCTGGTCGGGCCCCCGCGGGTGGTGCAACTCCGGCTGGTGGCGCTGCAGGCGGCTCCGCCATGA
- the prkC_4 gene encoding Serine/threonine-protein kinase PrkC encodes MADDLKEPQSPPQRAEVVRELVAAYAARLDRGETLDLSGALAAHPTLAPELEQELRKLALVHGAIAAADQRVAPAAGANASGDSTFVVTVGELTTTSPGAVRDAAGAGVPPDAIPGYELIREIHRGGQGIVYLAMQLATKRKVAVKVILEGRFAGAADRARFEREVQILAALKHPNIVAIHDSGSAGGCFYLVMDYIPGQTLDRYVESRRRELAESPSGGSASGAAAAPGKTASHAGSRVTRRAVDEFLRMFAKICDAVNAAHLRGVIHRDLKPSNIRVDPEGEPVVLDFGLAKAPVGDVAPAAAMTETGQFVGSLPWASPEQASGMPSAMDVRSDVYSLGVILFQMLTGRFPYDVTGSMRDVLDRIISAAPARPSTLLRHIGDEVETIVLKCLAKERERRYQNAGELASDIRRYLSGEAIEAKRDSAWYVLRKMARRNAVAAVMLMTLLVGIGSAGTVAVFYRVLAREGAEEAERARQAHAAAVNEFGELTEAQLSLALDYAFARFIDEYAVGRSDVAATLAQRWFSRRPGYSEAAAFLLDPSRTPEVLRAQMPCQLGWIAEWAVAERLRADGDHRAAVAAYEQMQRARPPSWAQTLVDSRRRELSAARGADGEADNRGP; translated from the coding sequence GTGGCTGATGATCTGAAAGAACCGCAATCGCCGCCGCAACGCGCGGAAGTGGTCCGCGAGTTGGTCGCCGCGTATGCGGCCCGGCTGGACCGGGGCGAGACGCTGGACCTGTCCGGCGCGTTGGCCGCCCACCCCACGCTGGCGCCGGAGCTGGAGCAGGAACTCCGCAAGCTCGCACTCGTCCACGGCGCCATTGCCGCCGCCGACCAACGCGTGGCGCCCGCGGCGGGGGCGAACGCGAGCGGGGACTCGACTTTTGTCGTGACCGTTGGCGAGCTGACGACCACGTCGCCGGGAGCGGTCCGTGACGCGGCGGGGGCCGGAGTTCCGCCCGACGCCATTCCGGGCTATGAGCTGATTCGGGAGATTCACCGCGGCGGGCAGGGGATCGTCTATCTGGCGATGCAGCTCGCAACGAAGCGCAAGGTCGCCGTCAAGGTCATCCTGGAGGGACGGTTCGCGGGCGCGGCCGATCGGGCGCGCTTTGAGCGCGAAGTGCAGATTCTCGCGGCCCTGAAGCATCCGAACATCGTCGCCATTCATGACAGCGGCTCGGCCGGCGGGTGCTTCTACCTCGTGATGGACTACATTCCGGGGCAGACGCTCGATCGCTACGTGGAGTCGCGGCGGCGCGAATTGGCCGAGTCGCCTTCAGGCGGTTCGGCATCCGGCGCGGCGGCTGCGCCCGGTAAGACGGCGTCGCACGCCGGCAGCCGTGTCACGCGGCGGGCGGTGGACGAATTCTTGCGGATGTTCGCGAAGATCTGCGACGCGGTGAACGCCGCCCACCTGCGCGGCGTCATCCATCGCGACCTGAAGCCGAGCAATATCCGCGTTGATCCGGAGGGAGAACCGGTGGTGCTGGACTTCGGGCTGGCGAAGGCGCCGGTTGGCGACGTCGCGCCGGCGGCCGCCATGACCGAAACCGGGCAGTTCGTCGGCTCGTTGCCGTGGGCGTCGCCGGAGCAGGCTTCGGGCATGCCCAGCGCGATGGACGTGCGCAGCGATGTGTACTCGCTGGGCGTGATTCTGTTCCAGATGCTGACCGGGCGATTCCCGTACGACGTGACCGGCAGCATGCGCGACGTGTTGGACAGGATCATCAGCGCCGCCCCTGCCCGGCCCAGCACACTGCTGCGGCACATTGGCGACGAAGTCGAGACGATTGTGCTCAAGTGCCTGGCGAAGGAGCGCGAAAGGCGCTACCAGAACGCGGGCGAGCTGGCCTCCGACATTCGCCGTTACCTGTCCGGTGAGGCGATCGAGGCGAAGCGCGACAGCGCGTGGTACGTGCTGCGGAAAATGGCCCGGCGCAACGCGGTGGCGGCGGTCATGTTGATGACTCTGCTCGTGGGCATTGGCAGTGCGGGGACGGTCGCGGTGTTTTATCGCGTGCTGGCCCGCGAGGGGGCGGAAGAGGCCGAGAGAGCGCGCCAGGCGCATGCTGCGGCGGTCAATGAGTTCGGCGAGTTGACGGAGGCGCAGCTCTCGCTTGCGCTGGACTATGCCTTCGCCCGGTTCATTGACGAATATGCCGTGGGTCGCAGTGATGTGGCGGCGACGCTCGCGCAGCGCTGGTTCAGCCGGCGGCCGGGATATTCGGAAGCTGCGGCGTTTCTGCTGGACCCGAGCCGAACTCCTGAGGTGTTGCGCGCGCAGATGCCCTGCCAGCTTGGCTGGATTGCCGAGTGGGCAGTCGCGGAGCGACTGCGTGCCGACGGCGACCATCGCGCCGCGGTCGCCGCGTATGAGCAGATGCAGCGCGCCCGGCCGCCGAGCTGGGCGCAAACATTGGTCGACTCCCGCCGGCGCGAGTTGAGCGCTGCGCGCGGCGCCGACGGCGAGGCGGACAATCGCGGACCGTGA
- the sigX gene encoding RNA polymerase sigma factor SigX — protein MMAAGANPSEWLSRARSGDRAALQQLLLSLHDRASAAISGRLPADLSGLLSADDVLQEAYIVVCREIGTFEGSEFDAFVSWVIRVAEHRMLDMIKGLRARKRGGKRRAIDVSPKGDDQATINLLEMLSVHSRTPSRSVARREDVSLVQSALASLETDYRECLTLRYVEGLGIEEIAERVGKTSGAARMLCHRGLQRLREAIERLRGGEAGSHKADTRD, from the coding sequence ATGATGGCAGCCGGTGCGAACCCATCTGAGTGGCTGAGTCGCGCCCGGAGCGGCGATCGGGCGGCGCTGCAACAATTGCTGCTATCCCTTCATGACCGAGCATCGGCGGCGATTTCGGGGAGGCTCCCCGCCGACCTGAGCGGATTGCTGAGCGCCGACGACGTGCTGCAGGAAGCGTACATCGTCGTCTGCCGCGAAATCGGGACGTTTGAAGGAAGCGAATTCGACGCGTTCGTGTCGTGGGTGATCCGCGTCGCGGAGCATCGCATGCTCGACATGATCAAGGGGCTGCGGGCCCGGAAGCGCGGCGGCAAGCGGCGCGCGATCGACGTTTCTCCCAAGGGCGACGACCAGGCCACGATCAACCTGCTGGAGATGCTGTCGGTGCACTCGCGCACGCCGAGCCGGTCGGTCGCTCGCCGCGAGGACGTCAGCCTGGTGCAGTCGGCGCTGGCGAGCCTGGAAACGGATTACCGAGAATGCCTGACGCTGCGCTACGTCGAGGGGCTGGGCATCGAGGAAATCGCCGAGCGCGTCGGAAAAACGAGCGGCGCCGCCCGGATGCTGTGTCACCGCGGACTCCAACGGCTGCGCGAGGCGATCGAGCGGCTTCGCGGCGGCGAGGCCGGTTCGCACAAGGCCGACACTCGCGACTAG
- the rluA gene encoding Ribosomal large subunit pseudouridine synthase A, with protein sequence MSAVLRMPLPTVLYLDDDILVIDKPSGLLSTRSRDDEAALIDVLRKMPPFTPDEALRGIHRLDRECSGVMILARTLDAQRSLVRQFEERTVEKFYEALVTGYVTSDGDVDLPLSYENNKARVDRSRHGKPARTHYRILERVAGHTLLECRPVTGRTHQIRVHMAAAGHPLSVDPLYGGAKALLLSDYKSGYHPSARHEERPLIARLTLHAARLTVEHPRSGQRMTFEALRPKDLRATVNQLGRLMK encoded by the coding sequence ATGAGCGCGGTCTTGCGCATGCCGCTTCCGACCGTTCTGTACCTCGACGACGACATTCTCGTCATCGACAAGCCGTCCGGGCTGCTTTCGACCCGCAGCCGCGACGATGAAGCCGCGCTGATCGACGTGCTGCGGAAGATGCCGCCCTTCACGCCCGACGAGGCGCTCCGCGGCATTCACCGGCTCGACCGCGAGTGCAGCGGCGTGATGATCCTCGCCCGCACGCTCGACGCGCAGCGAAGCCTGGTGCGGCAATTCGAGGAGCGCACGGTCGAGAAGTTCTACGAAGCGCTGGTCACCGGCTATGTCACCAGCGACGGCGACGTCGATCTGCCCCTTTCGTATGAGAACAACAAGGCCCGCGTCGATCGCTCGCGGCACGGCAAGCCCGCCCGCACTCACTATCGCATTCTCGAACGTGTCGCCGGCCACACGCTGCTCGAATGTCGCCCGGTCACCGGCCGCACGCACCAGATTCGCGTCCACATGGCGGCCGCCGGCCACCCCCTCTCGGTCGACCCGCTCTACGGCGGGGCCAAGGCGCTGCTCCTGTCAGATTACAAGTCCGGCTACCACCCCAGCGCCCGCCACGAAGAGCGCCCGCTGATCGCGCGGCTGACGCTGCACGCCGCCCGGCTCACGGTTGAGCATCCGCGCAGCGGACAGCGAATGACGTTCGAGGCCCTGCGGCCGAAAGACCTCCGCGCGACGGTGAACCAGCTTGGGCGGTTGATGAAGTAG
- a CDS encoding Pyridoxal phosphate homeostasis protein (Alanine racemase, N-terminal domain): MTDAQRSLLQRNVAAVRERLAAASRRSGRAADAVTLVAVTKYVEPPMIRALLDCGLTQLGESRVQQLVSRASQIGRGACWHMIGHLQRNKVKPLLAASHVIHSLDSTRLADEIQRHAADMGLRADVFVEVNIAGELSKEGVAPAGAAALCEHVARADALRLRGLMTLAPISDDPQSARPHFAALRELLDELRRSGAAPPSCGDLSMGMSQDYGVAVEEGATLVRVGSALFEGLGSPETEPARSA, encoded by the coding sequence ATGACCGACGCGCAGCGCAGCCTCCTTCAGCGAAATGTCGCCGCCGTCCGCGAGCGCCTCGCGGCCGCGAGCCGTCGCAGCGGGCGGGCGGCGGACGCGGTGACGCTGGTCGCCGTCACGAAGTACGTCGAGCCGCCGATGATTCGGGCGCTGCTGGATTGCGGGCTGACGCAACTGGGCGAGAGCCGCGTGCAGCAGCTTGTGAGCCGCGCATCCCAGATCGGCCGCGGGGCCTGCTGGCACATGATCGGGCACCTGCAGCGAAACAAGGTGAAGCCGCTGCTGGCGGCTTCGCACGTGATTCACTCGCTGGATTCGACGCGGCTGGCCGACGAGATCCAGCGGCACGCGGCCGACATGGGGCTGCGGGCGGACGTATTCGTCGAAGTGAACATCGCGGGCGAGCTGAGCAAGGAAGGCGTGGCCCCGGCCGGGGCGGCGGCGCTGTGCGAACACGTGGCGCGCGCCGACGCGCTCCGGCTGCGCGGACTCATGACCCTGGCGCCCATCTCGGACGATCCGCAGTCGGCCCGGCCGCACTTTGCGGCGTTGCGGGAGCTGCTCGACGAGCTTCGCCGCAGCGGAGCGGCGCCGCCGAGCTGCGGTGACCTCTCCATGGGCATGAGCCAGGATTACGGCGTCGCGGTGGAGGAGGGGGCGACGCTGGTGCGCGTGGGGTCGGCCTTGTTTGAAGGGTTGGGGTCGCCGGAAACCGAGCCGGCGCGATCCGCATGA